Proteins encoded together in one Piliocolobus tephrosceles isolate RC106 chromosome 15, ASM277652v3, whole genome shotgun sequence window:
- the USP34 gene encoding ubiquitin carboxyl-terminal hydrolase 34 isoform X4 — protein sequence MCENCADLVEVLNEISDVEGGDGLQLRKEHTLKIFTYINSWTQSCLPGPPTLHSPGPAMSQKQEENPVEEIGEEKRDTQEKEGILPKRAEEAKLKAKYPSLGQKSGGSDFLMKRLQKGQKYFDSGGYNMAKAEMKNKQLPRTGPDKNLVTGDHIPTPQDLPQRKSSLVTSKLAGGQVE from the exons tatcaGATGTAGAAGGTGGTGATGGACTGCAGCTCAGAAAGGAACATACTctcaaaatatttacttatatcaATTCCTGGACACAGAG TTGCCTTCCCGGGCCCCCTACACTCCACAGTCCCGGTCCCGCCATGTCCCAGAAACAAGAAGAGAACCCTGTGGAGGAGATCGGCGAGGAGAAGCGGGACACGCAGGAAAAAGAAGGTATTCTCCCTAAGAGAGCTGAAGAGGCAAAGCTAAAGGCCAAATACCCAAGCCTAGGACAAAAGTCTGGAGGCTCCGACTTCCTCATGAAGAGACTCCAGAAAGGGCAAAAGTACTTTGACTCAGGAGGCTACAACATGGCCAAAGCTGAGATGAAGAATAAGCAGCTGCCACGTACAGGACCAGACAAGAACCTGGTGACTGGTGACCACATCCCTACCCCACAGGATCTGCCTCAGAGAAAGTCCTCGCTCGTCACCAGCAAGCTTGCGGGTGGCCAAGTTGAATGA
- the USP34 gene encoding ubiquitin carboxyl-terminal hydrolase 34 isoform X5 has translation MCENCADLVEVLNEISDVEGGDGLQLRKEHTLKIFTYINSWTQSPGPAMSQKQEENPVEEIGEEKRDTQEKEGILPKRAEEAKLKAKYPSLGQKSGGSDFLMKRLQKGQKYFDSGGYNMAKAEMKNKQLPRTGPDKNLVTGDHIPTPQDLPQRKSSLVTSKLAGGQVE, from the exons tatcaGATGTAGAAGGTGGTGATGGACTGCAGCTCAGAAAGGAACATACTctcaaaatatttacttatatcaATTCCTGGACACAGAG TCCCGGTCCCGCCATGTCCCAGAAACAAGAAGAGAACCCTGTGGAGGAGATCGGCGAGGAGAAGCGGGACACGCAGGAAAAAGAAGGTATTCTCCCTAAGAGAGCTGAAGAGGCAAAGCTAAAGGCCAAATACCCAAGCCTAGGACAAAAGTCTGGAGGCTCCGACTTCCTCATGAAGAGACTCCAGAAAGGGCAAAAGTACTTTGACTCAGGAGGCTACAACATGGCCAAAGCTGAGATGAAGAATAAGCAGCTGCCACGTACAGGACCAGACAAGAACCTGGTGACTGGTGACCACATCCCTACCCCACAGGATCTGCCTCAGAGAAAGTCCTCGCTCGTCACCAGCAAGCTTGCGGGTGGCCAAGTTGAATGA
- the LOC113219630 gene encoding 60S ribosomal protein L10-like — translation MYVHVSDLALSQCRLQTGMRGAFGKLQGTMSRVHAGQVMSTCTKLQNKEHVIEALRRAKFKFPSCQKIHISKKWGFTKFNANEFEDMVAEKRLIPDGCGFKYIPSRGPLDKWLALHS, via the coding sequence ATGTATGTTCATGTTTCTGACCTTGCGCTATCCCAGTGTAGGCTCCAAACAGGCATGCGAGGTGCCTTTGGAAAGCTCCAGGGCACTATGTCCAGGGTTCACGCTGGCCAAGTTATGTCCACCTGCACCAAGTTGCAGAACAAGGAGCATGTGATTGAGGCCCTGCGCAGGGCCAAGTTCAAGTTCCCTAGCTGCCAGAAAATCCACATCTCAAAGAAGTGGGGCTTCACCAAGTTCAATGCcaatgaatttgaagacatggtGGCTGAGAAGCGGCTCATCCCAGATGGCTGTGGGTTCAAGTACATCCCCAGTCGTGGCCCTCTGGACAAGTGGCTGGCCCTGCACTCATGA